The following are encoded together in the Tripterygium wilfordii isolate XIE 37 chromosome 3, ASM1340144v1, whole genome shotgun sequence genome:
- the LOC119995106 gene encoding uncharacterized protein LOC119995106 isoform X1 codes for MGDPRDRSPETNGAVLAEKPSLCNQTPIGVEYWQKAEQVVERIIARVQRTTDSEERRKAVIDYVQRLLQNCLGCEVFPFGSVPLKTYLPDGDIDLTAFGWFNVDEALANDVCSVLEREVHNRAAEFIVKDVQLIRAEVKLVKCLVQNIVVDISFNQLGGLCTLCFLEQVDRLIGNNHIFKRSIILIKAWCYYESRILGAHHGLISTYALETLVLYIFHLFHSSLNGPLAVLYKFLDYFSKFDWDNYCISLNGPVNLSSLPDVVVDTPGNGGAGRLRSNDFLRDCVEMFSVPSRGTENNSRTFSSKHLNIVDPLKKYNNLGRSISKGNSYRIRSAFTYGAKKLGQILAQPEEKIADELSKFFCNTLDRHGNGRRPDVQDPIPMAGHNGLDTTLFSGAKSYHEDPMFYESESADSSGTTGPFKLIHERPLSPRIHDFMLSVTDMTLNGPQSSRRNGPNGSPLSEIRLSGDAKDLATSRLQDLKLADDVIKSSSAPVPEETVAHTHKPQFAPHLFFHSSARGNGEVNDGKPYLKLPESSVSTDKRVSSGISPEPGEDKGSVTIDQDEDYLTNPQAVSPTGRMKNRALWSAAAWSVEDLHPGYSSYQMLVGTGGSSEASNSLSDLRGDYESILNSWHHGRQWFKSALNASAPLSPTTPSHFQGKNSREVPRQSMQFRQNSFSPMNANGIIHRPVLYPMSPPVLTGTSFGMEEMPKARGTGTYFPNMNHYRDRPLAARGRQQAPPWSPCSNIHVVTALDTNLSERSSRELGQVQFYAKYAGSDLRNSGSPEGNSHPGANGLIHLPERAVEYGPFGYPQWGGSSPEGVRPQNPDFALTQDSRFNIPTAAMQTSKQASGVDKDRIAVQSHQLNNLNLKDKDDFPPLSICPQ; via the exons ATGGGCGATCCTCGAGATCGGTCGCCTGAAACAAACGGTGCTGTGTTAGCAGAGAAGCCGTCACTGTGCAATCAAACGCCGATTGGTGTGGAGTACTGGCAAAAAGCAGAGCAAGTGGTGGAGAGGATCATCGCACGGGTCCAGCGGACTACTGACTCCGAAGAGAGGAGAAAGGCTGTCATTGATTATGTGCAGAGGCTTTTACAGAATTGCCTTGGTTGCGAG GTATTTCCCTTTGGGTCAGTTCCGTTGAAAACATATCTCCCGGATGGAGATATAGATTTGACAGCCTTTGGGTGGTTTAATGTTGACGAGGCTCTGGCCAATGATGTTTGTTCTGTCCTTGAAAGAGAAGTTCATAACCGGGCTGCTGAGTTTATTGTAAAGGACGTGCAATTAATCCGGGCTGag GTTAAACTTGTAAAATGTCTGGTACAAAACATTGTGGTCGATATTTCTTTCAATCAACTGGGAGGGCTTTGTACACTATGCTTTCTTGAGCAG GTCGATCGGTTGATTGGTAACAATCATATCTTCAAACGCAGTATTATATTGATCAAGGCTTGGTGTTACTATGAAAGTCGTATTCTTGGTGCTCATCATGGCTTGATTTCTACTTATGCTTTGGAGACTTTAGTTCTATATATCTTCCATCTCTTTCACTCATCACTAAATGGTCCTCTGGCG GTTCTATATAAATTCTTGGATTACTTTAGCAAATTTGATTGGGACAACTATTGCATCAGTTTGAATGGCCCTGTCAACCTATCGTCATTGCCAGATGTTGTAG TTGACACACCTGGAAATGGTGGGGCTGGTCGGTTGCGTAGTAATGATTTTCTTAGGGATTGTGTGGAAATGTTCTCGGTTCCTTCAAGGGGAACTGAGAACAATTCACGAACATTTTCCTCAAAGCACCTTAACATAGTTGATCCACTCAAAAAATATAACAACCTTGGGCGCAGTATTAGCAAAG GCAATTCTTACCGAATAAGGAGTGCTTTCACATATGGGGCTAAAAAACTTGGACAAATCCTTGCCCAGCCAGAGGAGAAGATAGCTGATGAACTTAGCAAATTTTTCTGTAACACCCTTGATAGGCATGGAAATGGACGGAGGCCTGATGTTCAAGATCCTATCCCAATGGCTGGACATAATGGGCTTGATACTACCCTTTTTTCAGGTGCTAAATCATATCATGAAGATCCAATGTTTTATGAATCAGAATCTGCTGATTCAAGTGGCACAACTGGGCCATTCAAATTGATTCATGAGCGACCATTATCTCCTAGAATCCATGATTTCATGTTATCAGTGACGGATATGACTCTGAATGGGCCTCAGAGTTCTAGGAGGAATGGTCCTAATGGGAGCCCTCTTTCTGAGATTCGTCTTTCTGGGGATGCAAAGGACCTTGCAACATCCAGACTACAAGATCTAAAGTTAGCAGATGATGTGATTAAGTCTTCTTCTGCTCCTGTTCCCGAGGAGACTGTTGCTCACACACATAAGCCACAATTTGCACCTCATCTTTTTTTCCATTCCTCAGCCAGGGGAAATGGAGAAGTGAACGATGGAAAACCATATTTGAAATTACCTGAAAGCTCTGTTTCTACTGACAAGAGAGTCTCATCTGGGATTTCACCCGAACCTGGTGAGGACAAAGGCTCTGTTACCATTGACCAGGATGAGGATTATTTAACAAATCCTCAGGCTGTTTCACCTACTGGACGTATGAAAAATCGTGCACTCTGGAGTGCAGCTGCTTGGTCTGTGGAGGACCTTCATCCTGGGTATTCTAGTTATCAGATGCTAGTTGGTACTGGTGGAAGTTCCGAGGCTTCGAATTCTCTGTCTGATCTCAGGGGAGATTACGAGAGTATTTTAAATAGTTGGCATCATGGTCGCCAGTGGTTCAAGTCTGCCTTGAATGCCTCTGCTCCTCTATCTCCTACAACGCCCTCTCATTTCCAGGGCAAGAATTCAAGAGAGGTACCAAGGCAGTCAATGCAGTTCAGGCAGAATTCATTCTCCCCTATGAATGCCAATGGCATCATCCACAGACCAGTGTTGTACCCAATGAGTCCACCTGTATTGACTGGGACATCCTTTGGTATGGAAGAGATGCCAAAGGCTAGAGGGACAGGAACATACTTTCCCAATATG AACCATTATAGGGACCGACCTTTGGCAGCTAGGGGAAGGCAGCAAGCACCACCGTGGTCTCCTTGTAGCAATATTCATGTCGTAACTGCCCTGGACACAAATTTATCTGAGAGAAGCAGCCGTGAGTTAGGACAAGTGCAGTTTTATGCAAAGTATGCTGGTTCAGATCTTCGCAACTCCGGTTCCCCTGAGGGAAATTCTCACCCTGGAGCAAATGGTTTAATCCATCTCCCAGAGAGGGCTGTAGAATATGGGCCATTTGGGTACCCACAATGGGGGGGATCCTCACCAGAAGGTGTCCGGCCCCAGAATCCAGATTTTGCTCTGACTCAAGATTCAAGATTTAATATCCCCACAGCAGCAATGCAAACATCAAAACAAGCATCGGGCGTGGATAAGGATAG GATTGCTGTACAGTCACATCAGTTGAACAACTTGAACTTGAAAGACAAAGATGATTTCCCACCTTTATCTATTTGTCCCCAATGA
- the LOC119995106 gene encoding uncharacterized protein LOC119995106 isoform X2 has product MGDPRDRSPETNGAVLAEKPSLCNQTPIGVEYWQKAEQVVERIIARVQRTTDSEERRKAVIDYVQRLLQNCLGCEVKLVKCLVQNIVVDISFNQLGGLCTLCFLEQVDRLIGNNHIFKRSIILIKAWCYYESRILGAHHGLISTYALETLVLYIFHLFHSSLNGPLAVLYKFLDYFSKFDWDNYCISLNGPVNLSSLPDVVVDTPGNGGAGRLRSNDFLRDCVEMFSVPSRGTENNSRTFSSKHLNIVDPLKKYNNLGRSISKGNSYRIRSAFTYGAKKLGQILAQPEEKIADELSKFFCNTLDRHGNGRRPDVQDPIPMAGHNGLDTTLFSGAKSYHEDPMFYESESADSSGTTGPFKLIHERPLSPRIHDFMLSVTDMTLNGPQSSRRNGPNGSPLSEIRLSGDAKDLATSRLQDLKLADDVIKSSSAPVPEETVAHTHKPQFAPHLFFHSSARGNGEVNDGKPYLKLPESSVSTDKRVSSGISPEPGEDKGSVTIDQDEDYLTNPQAVSPTGRMKNRALWSAAAWSVEDLHPGYSSYQMLVGTGGSSEASNSLSDLRGDYESILNSWHHGRQWFKSALNASAPLSPTTPSHFQGKNSREVPRQSMQFRQNSFSPMNANGIIHRPVLYPMSPPVLTGTSFGMEEMPKARGTGTYFPNMNHYRDRPLAARGRQQAPPWSPCSNIHVVTALDTNLSERSSRELGQVQFYAKYAGSDLRNSGSPEGNSHPGANGLIHLPERAVEYGPFGYPQWGGSSPEGVRPQNPDFALTQDSRFNIPTAAMQTSKQASGVDKDRIAVQSHQLNNLNLKDKDDFPPLSICPQ; this is encoded by the exons ATGGGCGATCCTCGAGATCGGTCGCCTGAAACAAACGGTGCTGTGTTAGCAGAGAAGCCGTCACTGTGCAATCAAACGCCGATTGGTGTGGAGTACTGGCAAAAAGCAGAGCAAGTGGTGGAGAGGATCATCGCACGGGTCCAGCGGACTACTGACTCCGAAGAGAGGAGAAAGGCTGTCATTGATTATGTGCAGAGGCTTTTACAGAATTGCCTTGGTTGCGAG GTTAAACTTGTAAAATGTCTGGTACAAAACATTGTGGTCGATATTTCTTTCAATCAACTGGGAGGGCTTTGTACACTATGCTTTCTTGAGCAG GTCGATCGGTTGATTGGTAACAATCATATCTTCAAACGCAGTATTATATTGATCAAGGCTTGGTGTTACTATGAAAGTCGTATTCTTGGTGCTCATCATGGCTTGATTTCTACTTATGCTTTGGAGACTTTAGTTCTATATATCTTCCATCTCTTTCACTCATCACTAAATGGTCCTCTGGCG GTTCTATATAAATTCTTGGATTACTTTAGCAAATTTGATTGGGACAACTATTGCATCAGTTTGAATGGCCCTGTCAACCTATCGTCATTGCCAGATGTTGTAG TTGACACACCTGGAAATGGTGGGGCTGGTCGGTTGCGTAGTAATGATTTTCTTAGGGATTGTGTGGAAATGTTCTCGGTTCCTTCAAGGGGAACTGAGAACAATTCACGAACATTTTCCTCAAAGCACCTTAACATAGTTGATCCACTCAAAAAATATAACAACCTTGGGCGCAGTATTAGCAAAG GCAATTCTTACCGAATAAGGAGTGCTTTCACATATGGGGCTAAAAAACTTGGACAAATCCTTGCCCAGCCAGAGGAGAAGATAGCTGATGAACTTAGCAAATTTTTCTGTAACACCCTTGATAGGCATGGAAATGGACGGAGGCCTGATGTTCAAGATCCTATCCCAATGGCTGGACATAATGGGCTTGATACTACCCTTTTTTCAGGTGCTAAATCATATCATGAAGATCCAATGTTTTATGAATCAGAATCTGCTGATTCAAGTGGCACAACTGGGCCATTCAAATTGATTCATGAGCGACCATTATCTCCTAGAATCCATGATTTCATGTTATCAGTGACGGATATGACTCTGAATGGGCCTCAGAGTTCTAGGAGGAATGGTCCTAATGGGAGCCCTCTTTCTGAGATTCGTCTTTCTGGGGATGCAAAGGACCTTGCAACATCCAGACTACAAGATCTAAAGTTAGCAGATGATGTGATTAAGTCTTCTTCTGCTCCTGTTCCCGAGGAGACTGTTGCTCACACACATAAGCCACAATTTGCACCTCATCTTTTTTTCCATTCCTCAGCCAGGGGAAATGGAGAAGTGAACGATGGAAAACCATATTTGAAATTACCTGAAAGCTCTGTTTCTACTGACAAGAGAGTCTCATCTGGGATTTCACCCGAACCTGGTGAGGACAAAGGCTCTGTTACCATTGACCAGGATGAGGATTATTTAACAAATCCTCAGGCTGTTTCACCTACTGGACGTATGAAAAATCGTGCACTCTGGAGTGCAGCTGCTTGGTCTGTGGAGGACCTTCATCCTGGGTATTCTAGTTATCAGATGCTAGTTGGTACTGGTGGAAGTTCCGAGGCTTCGAATTCTCTGTCTGATCTCAGGGGAGATTACGAGAGTATTTTAAATAGTTGGCATCATGGTCGCCAGTGGTTCAAGTCTGCCTTGAATGCCTCTGCTCCTCTATCTCCTACAACGCCCTCTCATTTCCAGGGCAAGAATTCAAGAGAGGTACCAAGGCAGTCAATGCAGTTCAGGCAGAATTCATTCTCCCCTATGAATGCCAATGGCATCATCCACAGACCAGTGTTGTACCCAATGAGTCCACCTGTATTGACTGGGACATCCTTTGGTATGGAAGAGATGCCAAAGGCTAGAGGGACAGGAACATACTTTCCCAATATG AACCATTATAGGGACCGACCTTTGGCAGCTAGGGGAAGGCAGCAAGCACCACCGTGGTCTCCTTGTAGCAATATTCATGTCGTAACTGCCCTGGACACAAATTTATCTGAGAGAAGCAGCCGTGAGTTAGGACAAGTGCAGTTTTATGCAAAGTATGCTGGTTCAGATCTTCGCAACTCCGGTTCCCCTGAGGGAAATTCTCACCCTGGAGCAAATGGTTTAATCCATCTCCCAGAGAGGGCTGTAGAATATGGGCCATTTGGGTACCCACAATGGGGGGGATCCTCACCAGAAGGTGTCCGGCCCCAGAATCCAGATTTTGCTCTGACTCAAGATTCAAGATTTAATATCCCCACAGCAGCAATGCAAACATCAAAACAAGCATCGGGCGTGGATAAGGATAG GATTGCTGTACAGTCACATCAGTTGAACAACTTGAACTTGAAAGACAAAGATGATTTCCCACCTTTATCTATTTGTCCCCAATGA
- the LOC119991146 gene encoding probable serine/threonine-protein kinase WNK5, translated as MYKSRLGGDGTKSQLGYVETDPSGRYGRFRGILGKGAMKTVYKAFDEILGMEVAWNQVKLKDVLCSTEELQRLYSEVHLLKTLDHESIIQFHMSWIDVDRRTFNFITEMFISGTLREYRKKYQRVDIRAVKNWARQILRGLVYLHAHDPPVVHRDLKCDNIFVNGHLGKVKIGDLGLATILRGSRQAHSVIGTPEFMAPELYEEDYNELVDVYSFGMCLLEMLTCEYPYSECSNPAQIYKKVTSGKLPLAFYQIQDSEAQRFVAKCLATVSKRLPAHELLLDPFLSSEEGELLCIPIVLSQQTNSSNGTVMTITGTMSPEYDTIYLRVQISAKDGQNRNIYFPFDIMNDTAIDVAMEMVKELEISDLEPSEIAEMIELEISFLIPTWKEPGSCDIHHQYSFDHEEEDDDDGTHHPFYCNSSHSSSHAYLMAFTVNQHSHGSNTICSQDRVEEERSVNNDASSDSSLNSFKFSRYNYHSVNNDDYDNSSLRGEEFVGVAKTHNSTRFCPGDTLIAKHYKHKCNSKLDFQRACSSNQEHKIKRIRSLVDLRSQLLHRSLVEMINKKRLFKTVGAVENIGFHEPS; from the exons ATGTACAAGTCACGATTAGGAGGAGATGGAACCAAGTCCCAGCTCGGCTATGTTGAAACTGATCCCTCTGGTCGCTATGGTCGT TTCAGGGGAATTCTTGGCAAAGGAGCCATGAAGACAGTCTACAAGGCATTTGATGAGATACTGGGAATGGAGGTGGCATGGAACCAAGTGAAGCTTAAGGATGTCCTTTGCTCAACTGAGGAATTGCAGAGACTCTACTCTGAGGTTCACCTCCTCAAGACCCTCGATCACGAGTCAATCATTCAATTCCACATGTCCTGGATCGACGTTGATCGAAGAACTTTCAACTTCATTACTGAAATGTTCATCTCTGGCACACTTAGAGA GTACAGAAAGAAGTACCAGAGAGTAGACATTCGAGCGGTTAAAAACTGGGCTCGCCAAATTCTGCGTGGACTTGTGTATTTGCATGCTCATGACCCTCCTGTCGTGCACAGAGATCTCAAGTGCGATAACATCTTTGTTAATGGCCATCTGGGGAAGGTCAAGATAGGTGATCTGGGCCTAGCAACTATTCTTCGTGGCTCACGACAAGCCCACAGTGTCATAG gtACACCTGAATTCATGGCTCCAGAATTatatgaagaagattacaaTGAGCTCGTTGACGTATACTCTTTTGGCATGTGTTTGTTGGAGATGCTCACTTGTGAGTACCCCTACAGTGAGTGCTCCAATCCTGCTCAGATATACAAGAAAGTTACTTCA GGAAAGTTACCTTTGGCATTCTACCAAATTCAAGATTCTGAAGCCCAGCGATTTGTGGCAAAGTGTTTAGCCACTGTTTCAAAAAGGTTGCCAGCCCACGAACTGTTGTTGGATCCATTTCTATCATCGGAAGAAGGGGAGCTGCTGTGCATCCCCATAGTCCTTTCTCAACAGACTAATTCATCTAATGGAACAGTTATGACCATCACAGGAACCATGAGCCCTGAATATGATACCATCTATCTCAGGGTGCAAATATCTGCCAAAGATG GTCAGAATAGAAACATATACTTTCCCTTTGACATCATGAATGACACAGCAATTGATGTTGCAATGGAGATGGTAAAGGAATTGGAAATCAGTGACTTGGAGCCCTCAGAAATTGCGGAGATGATAGAGCTggaaatatcatttttaatccCCACTTGGAAGGAACCAGGCTCCTGCGACATTCATCATCAGTACAGCTTTGAccatgaagaagaagacgatGATGATGGAACCCACCATCCTTTCTACTGTAACTCCTCGCATTCTTCATCCCATGCTTATCTCATGGCTTTCACCGTGAACCAGCATAGTCATGGAAGCAACACCATTTGCAGCCAAGACCGGGTTGAAG AAGAGCGGTCTGTCAACAATGACGCAAGTTCCGATAGCTCTCTGAACTCCTTCAAGTTCTCCCGTTACAATTACCATTCAGTCAACAATGATGATTATGATAATTCTAGTCTCAGAGGAGAAGAGTTTGTTGGTGTTGCTAAGACGCACAATTCTACAAGATTCTGTCCTGGAGATACTTTGATTGCAAAGCACTATAAGCATAAGTGCAATTCAAAATTGGATTTCCAGAGAGCTTGTAGCTCAAATCAAGAGCACAAGATAAAAAGGATTCGGTCCTTAGTGGATCTACGCAGTCAATTGTTGCACCGGTCACTAGTGGAGATGATAAACAAGAAGCGCCTGTTCAAGACCGTCGGAGCTGTGGAGAATATTGGATTCCATGAGCCAAGTTAG
- the LOC119995106 gene encoding uncharacterized protein LOC119995106 isoform X3 → MMLMVKLVKCLVQNIVVDISFNQLGGLCTLCFLEQVDRLIGNNHIFKRSIILIKAWCYYESRILGAHHGLISTYALETLVLYIFHLFHSSLNGPLAVLYKFLDYFSKFDWDNYCISLNGPVNLSSLPDVVVDTPGNGGAGRLRSNDFLRDCVEMFSVPSRGTENNSRTFSSKHLNIVDPLKKYNNLGRSISKGNSYRIRSAFTYGAKKLGQILAQPEEKIADELSKFFCNTLDRHGNGRRPDVQDPIPMAGHNGLDTTLFSGAKSYHEDPMFYESESADSSGTTGPFKLIHERPLSPRIHDFMLSVTDMTLNGPQSSRRNGPNGSPLSEIRLSGDAKDLATSRLQDLKLADDVIKSSSAPVPEETVAHTHKPQFAPHLFFHSSARGNGEVNDGKPYLKLPESSVSTDKRVSSGISPEPGEDKGSVTIDQDEDYLTNPQAVSPTGRMKNRALWSAAAWSVEDLHPGYSSYQMLVGTGGSSEASNSLSDLRGDYESILNSWHHGRQWFKSALNASAPLSPTTPSHFQGKNSREVPRQSMQFRQNSFSPMNANGIIHRPVLYPMSPPVLTGTSFGMEEMPKARGTGTYFPNMNHYRDRPLAARGRQQAPPWSPCSNIHVVTALDTNLSERSSRELGQVQFYAKYAGSDLRNSGSPEGNSHPGANGLIHLPERAVEYGPFGYPQWGGSSPEGVRPQNPDFALTQDSRFNIPTAAMQTSKQASGVDKDRIAVQSHQLNNLNLKDKDDFPPLSICPQ, encoded by the exons ATGATGTTAATG GTTAAACTTGTAAAATGTCTGGTACAAAACATTGTGGTCGATATTTCTTTCAATCAACTGGGAGGGCTTTGTACACTATGCTTTCTTGAGCAG GTCGATCGGTTGATTGGTAACAATCATATCTTCAAACGCAGTATTATATTGATCAAGGCTTGGTGTTACTATGAAAGTCGTATTCTTGGTGCTCATCATGGCTTGATTTCTACTTATGCTTTGGAGACTTTAGTTCTATATATCTTCCATCTCTTTCACTCATCACTAAATGGTCCTCTGGCG GTTCTATATAAATTCTTGGATTACTTTAGCAAATTTGATTGGGACAACTATTGCATCAGTTTGAATGGCCCTGTCAACCTATCGTCATTGCCAGATGTTGTAG TTGACACACCTGGAAATGGTGGGGCTGGTCGGTTGCGTAGTAATGATTTTCTTAGGGATTGTGTGGAAATGTTCTCGGTTCCTTCAAGGGGAACTGAGAACAATTCACGAACATTTTCCTCAAAGCACCTTAACATAGTTGATCCACTCAAAAAATATAACAACCTTGGGCGCAGTATTAGCAAAG GCAATTCTTACCGAATAAGGAGTGCTTTCACATATGGGGCTAAAAAACTTGGACAAATCCTTGCCCAGCCAGAGGAGAAGATAGCTGATGAACTTAGCAAATTTTTCTGTAACACCCTTGATAGGCATGGAAATGGACGGAGGCCTGATGTTCAAGATCCTATCCCAATGGCTGGACATAATGGGCTTGATACTACCCTTTTTTCAGGTGCTAAATCATATCATGAAGATCCAATGTTTTATGAATCAGAATCTGCTGATTCAAGTGGCACAACTGGGCCATTCAAATTGATTCATGAGCGACCATTATCTCCTAGAATCCATGATTTCATGTTATCAGTGACGGATATGACTCTGAATGGGCCTCAGAGTTCTAGGAGGAATGGTCCTAATGGGAGCCCTCTTTCTGAGATTCGTCTTTCTGGGGATGCAAAGGACCTTGCAACATCCAGACTACAAGATCTAAAGTTAGCAGATGATGTGATTAAGTCTTCTTCTGCTCCTGTTCCCGAGGAGACTGTTGCTCACACACATAAGCCACAATTTGCACCTCATCTTTTTTTCCATTCCTCAGCCAGGGGAAATGGAGAAGTGAACGATGGAAAACCATATTTGAAATTACCTGAAAGCTCTGTTTCTACTGACAAGAGAGTCTCATCTGGGATTTCACCCGAACCTGGTGAGGACAAAGGCTCTGTTACCATTGACCAGGATGAGGATTATTTAACAAATCCTCAGGCTGTTTCACCTACTGGACGTATGAAAAATCGTGCACTCTGGAGTGCAGCTGCTTGGTCTGTGGAGGACCTTCATCCTGGGTATTCTAGTTATCAGATGCTAGTTGGTACTGGTGGAAGTTCCGAGGCTTCGAATTCTCTGTCTGATCTCAGGGGAGATTACGAGAGTATTTTAAATAGTTGGCATCATGGTCGCCAGTGGTTCAAGTCTGCCTTGAATGCCTCTGCTCCTCTATCTCCTACAACGCCCTCTCATTTCCAGGGCAAGAATTCAAGAGAGGTACCAAGGCAGTCAATGCAGTTCAGGCAGAATTCATTCTCCCCTATGAATGCCAATGGCATCATCCACAGACCAGTGTTGTACCCAATGAGTCCACCTGTATTGACTGGGACATCCTTTGGTATGGAAGAGATGCCAAAGGCTAGAGGGACAGGAACATACTTTCCCAATATG AACCATTATAGGGACCGACCTTTGGCAGCTAGGGGAAGGCAGCAAGCACCACCGTGGTCTCCTTGTAGCAATATTCATGTCGTAACTGCCCTGGACACAAATTTATCTGAGAGAAGCAGCCGTGAGTTAGGACAAGTGCAGTTTTATGCAAAGTATGCTGGTTCAGATCTTCGCAACTCCGGTTCCCCTGAGGGAAATTCTCACCCTGGAGCAAATGGTTTAATCCATCTCCCAGAGAGGGCTGTAGAATATGGGCCATTTGGGTACCCACAATGGGGGGGATCCTCACCAGAAGGTGTCCGGCCCCAGAATCCAGATTTTGCTCTGACTCAAGATTCAAGATTTAATATCCCCACAGCAGCAATGCAAACATCAAAACAAGCATCGGGCGTGGATAAGGATAG GATTGCTGTACAGTCACATCAGTTGAACAACTTGAACTTGAAAGACAAAGATGATTTCCCACCTTTATCTATTTGTCCCCAATGA
- the LOC119991155 gene encoding uncharacterized protein LOC119991155, with translation MANLRRRSRLTIPAPPPSPIPTGRGSRSAGNKTLSHYLEKTSQVPELSLPEPHFPPIASQKIPESIDYRLLTSRSSDSLDRLLISAREFGAFRATCHGIDGEELRLLIEENKEAFRVRDEEDTVLRRDSGGGDERSDEEIVWVRPGTERRAWAREFVGTESHRSFRENTGNVSTKIERIAEDLLQIMEENIPNKQIRKRKPEMESVISFRRHKHVDIIEQTSPPTSSKNTNSKSSDYILSLILPSSKSKVSIQTESGPICFYLGPDTILATFGKQIEEWSLGVFKCVSGDDDMTCEPDLLEEASFTIQLKRFSLSSENSFERGKTISIACQMLIAFLLYNIFVFISSKA, from the exons ATGGCTAACTTGCGTCGTAGGAGTCGCTTGACCATCCCTGCGCCACCTCCTTCTCCGATCCCCACCGGCAGAGGGTCACGCTCGGCGGGAAACAAGACTCTATCGCACTACCTCGAGAAGACATCGCAAGTACCAGAGCTGAGTCTGCCGGAACCTCATTTTCCGCCAATCGCGAGTCAGAAGATCCCGGAGAGCATAGATTACAGGTTGCTAACGTCTCGCTCCAGCGATTCCTTGGATCGGCTGCTCATATCGGCGAGGGAATTCGGTGCGTTTAGGGCCACTTGTCACGGGATTGATGGAGAAGAGTTAAGATTACTGATCGAAGAAAATAAAGAGGCTTTTCGAGTTAGGGATGAAGAAGACACGGTACTCAGGAGAGATTCTGGAGGCGGAGATGAGAGGAGTGATGAGGAGATTGTGTGGGTTCGCCCGGGGACGGAGAGAAGGGCCTGGGCGCGAGAATTCGTCGGGACGGAATCGCATCGAAGTTTTCG TGAAAACACAGGGAATGTTTCCACTAAAATTGAAAGAATCGCAGAAGATTTACTTCAAATTATGGAAGAAAACATACCCAATAAGCAAATTAGGAAGAGAAAGCCAGAGATGGAATCAGTAATTAGCTTCCGCAGACACAAACACGTTGACATAATTGAACAAACTAGTCCACCTACATCATCAAAGAACACAAACAGCAAATCTAGTGATTATATCTTAAGCCTCATACTTCCTTCCAGCAAATCTAAAGTCAGCATTCAAACAGAGAGTGGTCCAATTTGTTTCTATTTAGGCCCTGACACTATTTTGGCCACTTTCGGCAAGCAGATTGAG GAATGGAGTTTGGGAGTATTCAAATGCGTTTCAGGGGATGATGATATGACGTGTGAGCCGGATCTCCTTGAAGAAGCTTCTTTCACGATACAGCTCAAAAGGTTTTCTCTCAGTTCAGAGAACAGTTTTGAGAGGGGAAAAACAATCTCCATAGCATGTCAGATGCTAATTGCGTTCCTGCTATACaatatatttgtgtttatttCTTCTAAAGCTTGA